One Paraburkholderia agricolaris DNA segment encodes these proteins:
- a CDS encoding porin → MKTSMKPNQGYRLLSGAVLAVAAANACAQSSITLYGVLDTFAGYQSAQVGGKSTQLVALANNGEMTSRWGLRGTEDIGGGYSMRFDLENGFDPSTGAQQNAYRFFDRQAWVGVAGPFGELRFGRQNTPMFYYAIGLDALGSATYGSGYNDFANWLSRVDNDVAWFSPKFANTQVELHYSVGGVPGSLAGNAVYQAAAQSQQGPLYLALAYLNAANPANSVRVQEIMAGATYDYGHGKLYLAWFRANDVISATTGNALANPAGKYNPALGPVGNVPGNYHSTYSVSADYRLTPQATIGAAYAYIKDDSSLDNNAEQIGAIASYSLSKRTQVYGVVSWLKNFGTAQFRMTGASITTGSLLSPDPGHNETGAQIGIRHLF, encoded by the coding sequence ATGAAAACGAGTATGAAACCGAATCAGGGTTACCGCTTGCTGAGTGGCGCCGTTCTCGCGGTTGCCGCCGCAAACGCGTGCGCACAGTCTTCCATCACGCTCTACGGGGTGCTAGACACATTCGCCGGCTATCAATCGGCACAGGTCGGCGGCAAATCGACCCAGCTCGTCGCGCTCGCGAACAACGGCGAAATGACGAGCCGCTGGGGATTGCGCGGCACCGAGGACATCGGCGGCGGCTACAGCATGCGCTTCGACCTCGAGAACGGCTTTGACCCGTCGACGGGCGCGCAGCAGAACGCGTACCGGTTTTTCGATCGCCAGGCGTGGGTGGGCGTCGCCGGGCCGTTCGGCGAGTTGCGCTTCGGCCGGCAGAACACGCCGATGTTCTACTACGCAATCGGCCTCGACGCGCTCGGCTCGGCCACCTACGGTTCTGGCTACAACGACTTCGCGAACTGGCTCTCGCGCGTCGACAACGACGTCGCCTGGTTCTCGCCGAAGTTCGCCAACACACAGGTGGAGTTGCACTACTCAGTCGGCGGTGTGCCGGGCTCACTCGCGGGTAACGCGGTCTATCAGGCCGCGGCGCAAAGCCAGCAGGGACCGCTCTACCTGGCGCTCGCCTACCTCAATGCCGCGAATCCGGCCAACAGCGTGCGCGTGCAGGAGATCATGGCGGGCGCGACGTACGATTATGGGCATGGCAAGCTTTACCTCGCGTGGTTTCGCGCGAACGACGTGATCTCGGCCACCACAGGCAATGCGCTCGCAAACCCCGCCGGGAAGTACAACCCCGCCCTTGGACCGGTCGGCAACGTGCCCGGCAATTACCACAGCACGTACAGTGTGTCCGCCGACTACCGGCTTACGCCCCAGGCGACGATCGGTGCGGCCTACGCCTATATCAAGGACGATTCGTCGCTCGACAACAACGCCGAACAGATCGGCGCCATTGCGAGCTACTCGCTCTCGAAGCGCACGCAAGTCTACGGCGTGGTGTCATGGCTGAAGAACTTCGGGACAGCCCAGTTCCGCATGACAGGCGCGAGCATCACGACGGGTTCATTGCTGAGCCCGGACCCCGGCCACAACGAGACCGGCGCGCAGATCGGCATCCGCCACCTGTTCTGA
- a CDS encoding MFS transporter, giving the protein MKLLARSGFPSDADWTLYNRIAGRLLPFLILLYVISFIDRINIGFAKLRMASDIGLSDAAYGFGAGIFFLAYCLCEVPSNLMLARVGARVWIARIMVVWGVVSAAMVFVHSPLSFYLMRTLLGAAEAGFFPGVILYLTYWFPNRQRAQAVSLFLLGIALAGVLGGPLSGWVMQSFDGRWNLHGWQWLFLLEGTPAVLAGVATLFVLDDGPAHARWLAPDDRERVLATLARERAARDAQGHAHRLGDALRSGDVWRLSIINFTQIGGIYGLAFWLPQIVRDLGVKGLVETGLVSAVPFGFAAIGMVIVGRHSDDTGERRWHVAGPALIGALGLVLSGAFATWPVISLIGLTLAAFGLISANAVLFALPGTLLSGTAAAAGIGLISTIGNIGGYVFPFAIGWIRELTRQPAWCLFALAAVACLGALVMLSLPAPAPVRERAPG; this is encoded by the coding sequence TTGAAACTACTCGCACGCTCGGGTTTTCCCAGCGACGCAGACTGGACGCTGTACAACCGGATCGCCGGCCGCCTGCTGCCGTTTCTGATCCTGCTGTACGTGATCTCGTTCATTGATCGTATCAACATCGGGTTCGCGAAGCTGCGCATGGCATCCGATATCGGGCTGTCGGACGCCGCGTACGGCTTCGGTGCCGGCATCTTTTTCCTCGCGTACTGTCTCTGCGAGGTGCCGAGCAACCTGATGCTCGCGCGAGTCGGCGCGCGGGTCTGGATCGCCCGGATCATGGTCGTGTGGGGCGTCGTGTCGGCCGCGATGGTGTTCGTCCACTCGCCGCTGTCGTTCTACCTGATGCGCACGCTGCTCGGCGCCGCCGAAGCGGGTTTCTTTCCCGGCGTGATTCTCTATCTGACCTACTGGTTCCCGAACCGCCAGCGCGCGCAGGCGGTCAGCCTGTTCCTGCTCGGCATTGCGCTCGCCGGCGTGCTTGGCGGCCCGCTCTCGGGCTGGGTCATGCAGAGCTTCGACGGTCGCTGGAACCTCCACGGCTGGCAGTGGCTGTTTCTGCTCGAAGGCACGCCAGCCGTCCTGGCGGGCGTCGCAACACTCTTCGTGCTCGACGACGGCCCGGCGCATGCCCGCTGGCTCGCGCCCGACGACCGGGAGCGCGTGCTGGCGACGCTCGCTCGCGAACGCGCGGCTCGCGACGCGCAGGGTCACGCGCACCGGCTCGGCGACGCATTACGCAGCGGCGACGTCTGGCGGCTGTCGATCATCAATTTCACGCAGATTGGCGGCATCTACGGCCTCGCGTTCTGGTTGCCGCAGATCGTTCGCGATCTCGGCGTCAAAGGGCTCGTAGAGACCGGACTCGTGAGCGCTGTGCCGTTCGGCTTCGCCGCGATCGGGATGGTAATCGTCGGCCGCCACTCCGACGATACCGGTGAACGTCGCTGGCACGTGGCCGGCCCCGCGCTGATCGGCGCGCTCGGGCTCGTGCTGAGCGGCGCATTTGCCACCTGGCCCGTCATCTCGCTCATCGGTCTCACGCTCGCCGCATTCGGCCTCATCAGCGCGAACGCAGTACTGTTCGCGCTGCCGGGTACGCTGCTCTCAGGCACAGCGGCGGCCGCCGGCATCGGACTCATCTCCACCATCGGCAACATCGGCGGATACGTATTTCCATTCGCGATCGGCTGGATCCGTGAGCTCACGCGCCAACCGGCCTGGTGCCTGTTTGCGCTCGCCGCCGTGGCGTGCCTCGGCGCGCTCGTCATGCTGAGCCTGCCCGCCCCTGCGCCCGTGCGCGAACGCGCACCAGGCTGA
- a CDS encoding cupin domain-containing protein, producing the protein MSFSIRRVVTGHDANGKACISIDEPVSNIAPLREGATATVIWTTEGFPVDNDVPGDGAQRKVATAHPNGSVFRVIEYAPGVTPRNHRTDSIDYAVVLSGEIDMDLDGSEVHLKAGDVLVQRGTIHNWINRGTEPCVIAFVLIASWPVQAAGHALHATG; encoded by the coding sequence ATGAGTTTTTCGATCCGCCGCGTGGTCACGGGCCACGACGCCAACGGCAAGGCCTGCATCAGTATCGACGAGCCGGTGTCGAACATCGCTCCGCTTCGCGAAGGTGCGACGGCCACAGTGATCTGGACAACTGAAGGCTTTCCCGTCGACAACGACGTGCCCGGCGACGGTGCGCAGCGCAAGGTCGCAACCGCGCATCCGAACGGCTCCGTGTTTCGCGTGATCGAGTACGCGCCGGGCGTCACGCCGCGCAACCACCGCACCGACTCAATCGACTACGCGGTCGTGCTCTCAGGCGAGATCGACATGGATCTCGACGGCAGTGAGGTGCACCTGAAGGCCGGTGATGTTCTCGTGCAGCGCGGCACGATCCACAACTGGATCAACCGCGGCACCGAGCCTTGCGTGATCGCGTTCGTGCTGATCGCGTCGTGGCCAGTGCAGGCAGCCGGCCACGCGTTGCACGCGACGGGCTGA